The Aspergillus chevalieri M1 DNA, chromosome 5, nearly complete sequence genome includes a region encoding these proteins:
- a CDS encoding J domain-containing protein (COG:O;~EggNog:ENOG410PREK;~InterPro:IPR024586,IPR001623,IPR036869,IPR018253;~PFAM:PF00226,PF11875;~TransMembrane:1 (o596-616i)): MSDESYTTLQTYPQPPDDEDDYYALLGLPRNPPPSDPEIRSAYRTLTFSFHPDKQPSHLREAAQHHFERIHEAYETLIDARKRTVYDILGAEGVRAEWSATGTMGGGAGGKREVGVKAKSPEEFRRWFLELMRKRERVAVNSMVQSRGAVTLGVDASDMVELSEDGTEFFVHVPEVKTGSFAVGYNFKAPFPTWEGVLGKIVKEDGDDDDDEKEEGKEKNAYDEALFKPELTINAGISGPVEHLVQEAQLRYEDGREGSAEVGHTPRLERRMRLTGVQIPLRPMMSTPEVTLGATVSRVFGDMTSTKGILGKWPFTYLSNSGTAVNAHILPFPFVTTSITKAVAPVPGAYPFRVMFSSAFMNWPHMTPPTVSLGAQKQISKRKHAFVSWSSGTLSWPRPIHRFLNPGDEMGINAGLAMAAFQQASSLNVGIISEPSRSQKVISLEDDEDDEEDVEFQELRENKRKADQAAESWRVQIQATPAQGALVFGYGRNLFSGKPANEPVRSEWTSEGYYGVPAKPETQSVRLEVEANVTLDMGLAFSVEGVRKVGEYTRMGLGVGLQGAQGLALTVSWSRLGQKLKLPITICTYDNINWDIGLAAVIFPWLTYCAVEFGFLRPRERKKRRRLVARKQKQLRRQIPKKKADSAQAIELMAEQVQRRQAREEAQNGLVITKAQYGYMSSGNRRVKGYDPKDYEVVDVTIPVAALVDRGQLVIPRETHKFQLLGFHDPAPLLPKTLKVWYRYHGKEHYVEASDTEGISCPMRVHLR, encoded by the exons ATGTCCGACGAATCCTACACCACCCTCCAAACTTACCCCCAACCCcctgatgatgaagacgactaCTACGCCCTCCTAGGCCTCCCGCGCAACCCACCCCCCTCCGACCCCGAAATCCGCTCCGCCTACCGCACCCTCACCTTCAGCTTCCACCCGGACAAACAACCCAGTCACCTCCGCGAAGCCGCCCAGCACCACTTCGAGCGCATCCACGAAGCGTATGAGACACTCATCGATGCGCGAAAACGCACAGTCTACGACATCCTCGGCGCAGAGGGCGTGCGCGCAGAATGGAGCGCGACGGGGACCATGGGAGGGGGTGCCGGAGGGAAGAGGGAAGTCGGGGTGAAGGCGAAGAGTCCCGAGGAGTTCCGGAGATGGTTTCTGGAGTtgatgagaaagagggagagggttGCTGTTAATAGTATGGTGCAGAGTCGGGGGGCTGTTACGTTGGGGGTTGATGCGTCGGATATGGTTGAGTTGTCGGAGGATGGGACCGAGTTTTTTGTGCATGTGCCTGAGGTGAAGACGGGGTCCTTTGCTGTGGGGTATAATTTTAAGGCGCCATTTCCGACGTGGGAGGGGGTTTTGGGGAAGATAGTGAAggaagatggtgatgatgatgatgatgagaaagaggaagggaaggagaagaatgcGTATGATGAGGCGCTTTTTAAGCCCGAGTTGACTATCAATGCGGGTATTTCCGGGCCCGTGGAGCATTTGGTGCAGGAGGCTCAGTTACGGTATGAAGATGGTAGGGAGGGCTCAGCAGAGGTAGGTCATACACCACGACTGGAAAGACGAATGAGACTGACCGGCGTACAGATCCCTCTACGACCAATGATGTCTACGCCAGAGGTGACCCTCGGGGCCACGGTCAGCCGCGTGTTTGGAGATATGACCAGCACCAAGGGCATCCTAGGTAAATGGCCCTTTACATATCTCAGCAACTCTGGCACTGCCGTGAATGCCCATATCCTGCCGTTCCCGTTCGTGACCACGTCCATTACCAAGGCTGTCGCGCCGGTGCCAGGGGCGTATCCATTCAGAGTTATGTTCTCAAGCGCCTTCATGAACTGGCCGCACATGACGCCGCCGACAGTGTCTCTCGGGGCGCAGAAGCAGATCAGTAAGAGGAAGCATGCGTTCGTTTCATGGTCGAGTGGTACCTTGTCTTGGCCACGGCCGATTCACCGGTTCCTCAATCCTGGGGATGAAATGGGTATAAATGCCGGTCTTGCGATGGCCGCATTCCAACAGGCCAGTTCGTTGAATGTTGGTATTATCTCAGAACCGAGTCGTTCTCAGAAGGTTATCTCActggaagatgatgaggacgacgaggaagacgtAGAGTTTCAAGAACTACGTGAGAACAAGCGCAAGGCCGACCAAGCTGCTGAATCATGGCGAGTCCAAATTCAAGCAACACCAGCACAAGGCGCGTTAGTCTTCGGCTACGGACGTAATTTGTTCTCCGGAAAACCGGCCAATGAACCTGTTCGTTCCGAATGGACCTCTGAAGGCTACTACGGCGTTCCCGCGAAACCAGAAACACAATCTGTACGGTTAGAAGTCGAAGCCAACGTCACCCTCGACATGGGCCTCGCCTTCAGCGTTGAAGGCGTCCGCAAAGTCGGTGAATACACCCGCATGGGACTGGGAGTTGGTCTACAAGGCGCCCAGGGACTCGCACTGACGGTGTCCTGGAGCCGGCTGGGCCAGAAGCTCAAGCTGCCCATCACCATCTGCACATATGACAACATCAACTGGGATATTGGCCTCGCAGCGGTTATCTTCCCATGGCTGACGTATTGCGCCGTCGAGTTCGGATTCCTCCGTCCTCGCGAGCGCAAGAAGCGTCGCCGACTGGTCGCACGGAAACAGAAGCAGCTGAGGAGGCAGAttccgaagaagaaggcggatAGTGCGCAGGCTATCGAGTTAATGGCTGAGCAGGTGCAGCGCCGGCAGGCGAGGGAAGAGGCTCAGAATGGACTGGTGATTACCAAGGCTCAGTATGGGTATATGTCGTCCGGGAATAGGAGGGTGAAGGGGTATGATCCTAAGGATTACGAGGTGGTTGATGTTACCATCCCCGTGGCGGCGTTGGTGGATCGTGGACAGTTGGTGATTCCGCGGGAGACACATAAG TTCCAACTTCTTGGCTTCCACGATCCGGCACCGCTGCTTCCCAAGACGTTGAAGGTGTGGTATAGATATCACGGTAAAGAGCACTACGTGGAAGCGAGTGACACTGAGGGTATTAGCTGCCCTATGCGAGTGCATCTGCGATAG
- a CDS encoding Zn(II)2Cys6 transcription factor (COG:S;~EggNog:ENOG410PIF8;~InterPro:IPR036864,IPR007219,IPR001138;~PFAM:PF00172,PF04082;~go_function: GO:0000981 - DNA-binding transcription factor activity, RNA polymerase II-specific [Evidence IEA];~go_function: GO:0003677 - DNA binding [Evidence IEA];~go_function: GO:0008270 - zinc ion binding [Evidence IEA];~go_process: GO:0006351 - transcription, DNA-templated [Evidence IEA];~go_process: GO:0006355 - regulation of transcription, DNA-templated [Evidence IEA]): MPNYSVGPFGRMLPVIDGPPSEQSEQKSRPSREPMGSLYQLPPPRAPIPLRFGTDSFLRQHTPTERPESGTGRRWEDTGPRKEQLPSVSQLLTPVSLSSASSPYDRRPGRDIQSAYSAHHHDHSLASSAPSAPIFQRSTYQQSRSLPPITNPPVRDQEDEQRSHPGTYEALSELPLHHDRLSHLDATPPNREPDSDLRPSTATTENGPQAPPVQPHVVDERYIDGEGLCYVYADGSYCPKIIDGVPVNANWGITKAGKPRKRLAQACLTCREKKIKCHPNLPKCDQCQKSARECRFENAPRGNRAASKASQLASRHDTMFHESPRASSSIGTAQTLERSTSLPLTAAYTPESDTTMGTPSAWDHIQRSDGESELPHSSKKRRLSRGSIGKDGFSKRSLVSIMESQRQSDYAEILFAMKDLDPDDPLVREWSTDPYEAEPESTTYHLENYFNCVNDSLYPIFPRKRFFLWVKSCRTKSLDDKMLLYWMLAMGCVFSDRPDKAATLKKYSRTARYAVEHTQNTLTLQLAQSRIIMSLWYYAIGAVLKAWDCVGAAIRTVSGLNYNFESLGVIVDQNQGCEYCLHPQALIECRRRTFWVAYLMDRFSSFNSPFIPSQAAFLRLPCREETYEAQQYATVPYFRNKAPSCADDISVLSPLAFLIDILSLWGDVSDQGFKLFMTSAEAYNDILEAFYASIVERCDQWNRKLPDELAITAENIERSIRTKKVNILLLNHMIYHDTLLKLNRYVRYEDLRAVTVDRFICRARHHAVEILQICLTFLQYVSEHGSSRSGAELKSFQTMVFNPFVGYVVLSAADVLSAAGPITGLFDSISLIRGGLDMVRGLSRHWQGMFPLASLIETRLHAMVESLSSRPDKLGFAMDSTSLEAAARSPTPIARQCSLKTQQLNKQDLLYGGLPRERLLIALGVDASSKDNILWIQENSYQ; encoded by the exons ATGCCCAATTACTCTGTCGGACCCTTCGGCCGTATGTTACCTGTCATCGATGGTCCACCCTCTGAACAATCCGAGCAGAAGTCAAGACCCTCTCGAGAACCGATGGGTTCCCTCTATCAACTTCCCCCGCCTCGAGCGCCAATACCATTACGATTTGGAACAGACTCTTTCCTACGTCAGCACACTCCGACAGAAAGACCCGAGTCGGGTACAGGACGGCGTTGGGAAGACACGGGGCCAAGAAAGGAGCAACTGCCGTCGGTTAGTCAGTTGCTGACTCCCGTCTCTCTGTCAAGtgcatcatctccctatgaTCGCCGACCAGGCCGTGATATCCAGTCGGCTTATTCAGCCCACCATCATGATCACAGTCTCGCCTCCAGTGCACCTAGTGCCCCAATCTTCCAAAGATCCACCTACCAACAGTCAAGGAGCTTGCCCCCGATAACCAACCCCCCGGTTCGAGACCAAGAGGACGAACAGCGGTCGCACCCGGGAACATACGAAGCTTTGTCAGAACTACCGTTGCACCATGATCGTCTTTCGCACCTGGATGCAACGCCTCCGAACAGGGAACCAGACAGTGACCTTCGTCCATCAACGGCTACTACCGAAAATGGACCGCAGGCACCTCCAGTCCAGCCGCATGTGGTCGACGAGAGATACATAGATGGAGAAGGGTTATGTTATGTATATGCTGACGGTTCATATTGCCCGAAAATCATAGATGGCGTACCAGTCAACGCGAATTGGGGTATCACCAAGGCGGGCAAGCCCAGGAAACGACTGGCACAGGCATGCCTCACTTgcagggaaaagaaaatcaagtGCCATCCAAATCTGCCGAAGTGCGATCAATGCCAGAAATCTGCACGAGAATGCCGATTCGAAAATGC GCCTCGCGGCAACCGCGCTGCTTCAAAGGCTTCACAACTGGCAAGCAGGCATGATACTATGTTTCATGAGTCCCCGCGTGCTTCCAGCTCTATAGGCACTGCACAAACTTTGGAACGATCAACTTCTCTACCCCTCACTGCCGCCTATACCCCGGAATCAGATACAACAATGGGCACACCGTCAGCCTGGGACCATATCCAGCGAAGCGATGGAGAATCTGAACTACCGCACAGCTCAAAAAAGCGGCGCCTGAGCAGGGGATCCATTGGAAAGGACGGCTTTTCCAAGCGCTCCCTTGTTAGCATCATGGAGAGTCAGAGACAGTCCGATTACGCTGAGATTCTGTTTGCAATGAAGGATCTAGATCCCGATGATCCACTGGTACGCGAATGGAGTACAGACCCATATGAAGCCGAGCCGGAATCAACCACATATCATCTTGAAAATTACTTCAACTGCGTGAATGACAGCTTATACCCTATCTTTCCACGAAAGCGGTTCTTTCTATGGGTTAAGTCATGCCGGACCAAATCCCTCGATGATAAAATGCTGCTTTACTGGATGTTGGCCATGGGATGCGTTTTCTCCGATCGTCCGGATAAGGCTGCGACCTTGAAAAAGTACTCCCGTACAGCTCGATATGCCGTGGAGCATACGCAGAACACGCTCACTCTACAGCTAGCCCAAAGTCGCATCATCATGAGTCTCTGGTACTACGCCATCGGCGCTGTGCTTAAGGCTTGGGACTGTGTAGGGGCAGCCATTCGGACAGTCAGTGGGTTGAATTATAACTTTGAATCCTTGGGTGTTATTGTGGACCAGAACCAAGGCTGCGAATACTGTCTACATCCACAGGCGTTAATTGAATGTCGTCGTCGGACGTTTTGGGTCGCTTACTTGATGGAT CGGTTTTCAAGCTTCAATTCACCTTTCATACCCTCCCAAGCGGCTTTCTTGCGTTTACCTTGTCGGGAAGAAACCTACGAGGCACAGCAGTACGCGACTGTGCCGTACTTCCGGAATAAAGCGCCATCATGTGCGGATGATATCTCAGTGTTAAGCCCATTGGCGTTCCTCATAGACATTCTGTCCTTGTGGGGAGATGTATCCGACCAGGGGTTCAAACTATTTATGACTTCCGCTGAAGCATACAACGACATACTTGAAGCATTTTATGCATCGATTGTTGAGCGGTGCGATCAGTGGAATAGGAAGCTCCCCGATGAACTCGCGATCACGGCCGAAAATATCGAGAGAAGCATTCGTACCAAGAAAGTAAATAtactcctcctcaaccatatGATTTATCATGACACCTTGTTGAAGTTGAACCGATATGTTCGATATGAGGATCTTCGTGCTGTAACAGTAGACCGGTTTATCTGCAGAGCCAGACACCACGCAGTCGAGATTCTACAGATATGTCTGACCTTTTTACAGTACGTATCAGAACATGGCTCTTCACGATCTGGTGCAGAATTGAAGTCATTTCAAACGATGGTCTTCAATCCCTTTGTGGGCTACGTGGTCCTCTCCGCGGCCGATGTTCTTAGCGCAGCCGGTCCAATCACTGGGCTGTTCGACTCCATCAGCCTTATTCGAGGTGGACTGGATATGGTACGAGGACTTAGTCGCCACTGGCAGGGAATGTTccccttggcttcgttgATCGAAACGCGGCTACATGCGATGGTCGAATCTCTCAGCTCCCGACCAGACAAACTAGGGTTCGCGATGGATAGTACATCGCTGGAGGCTGCGGCCCGCTCCCCTACACCTATAGCTAGGCAGTGCAGCCTCAAAACACAGCAGTTGAACAAACAGGACCTGCTGTATGGGGGTCTGCCTCGGGAGAGGTTGTTGATTGCTTTGGGGGTTGATGCATCGTCGAAAGATAACATTCTCTGGATTCAGGAGAATAGTTACCAGTAA
- a CDS encoding 60S ribosomal protein uL4 (BUSCO:EOG0926354S;~COG:J;~EggNog:ENOG410PGJW;~InterPro:IPR002136,IPR013000,IPR025755,IPR023574;~PFAM:PF14374,PF00573;~go_component: GO:0005840 - ribosome [Evidence IEA];~go_function: GO:0003735 - structural constituent of ribosome [Evidence IEA];~go_process: GO:0006412 - translation [Evidence IEA]) produces the protein MASRPTVTIATADGKPSGATHPLPAVFTSPIRLDIVQQVHTGMAKNKRQPYAVSEKAGEQTSAESWGTGRAVARIPRVSGGGTHRAGQAAFGNQCRSGRMFAPTKVWRKWHQKINVGQRRFATASALAASSVPALLFARGHRVANVPEVPLVVDSKTFEGASLTKTKAAIALLQALGAGSDLAKVQQSKKMRAGKGKLRNRRFRQRRGPLVIYNPETDGKELVRAFRNIPGVETCSVHALNLLQLAPGGHLGRFIVWSSAAFQALDQVYGTTSTPSALKKDYLLPQNVVANADLTRLINSSEIQSVLNAPKGYARTKREGVQKKNPLRNKQVMLRLNPYAAAFSKEKLGQKGVEHGKPERASAAFVKTIRED, from the exons ATGGCATCCCGCCCTACCGTCACTATCGCCACGGCTGATGGCAAGCCCAGCGGGGCTACTCACCCCCTGCCCGCTGTTTTCACTTCGCCTATTCGTCTCGATATCGTCCA GCAGGTTCACACCGGTATGGCGAAAAACAAGAGACAGCCCTACGCCGTGAGCGAGAAGGCTGGTGAACAGACTTCTGCTGAGTCTTGGGGTACCG GTCGCGCTGTCGCTCGTATCCCCCGTGTTTCTGGTGGTGGTACTCACCGTGCTGGTCAGGCTGCTTTCGGTAACCAGTGCCGTTCGGGTCGTATGTTCGCTCCCACCAAGGTCTGGAGAAAGTGGCACCAGAAGATCAACGTTGGCCAGAGACGCTTCGCTACCGCCTCTGCTCTCGCTGCTTCTTCCGTCCCCGCTCTGCTCTTCGCCCGCGGTCACCGTGTCGCCAACGTCCCCGAGGTTCCCCTCGTCGTTGACTCCAAGACCTTCGAGGGTGCTTCCTTGACCAAGACCAAGGCCGCCATTGCCCTCCTCCAGGCCCTCGGTGCTGGCTCCGACCTCGCCAAGGTCCAGCAGTCCAAGAAGATGCGCGCCGGTAAGGGTAAGCTCCGTAACCGCCGCTTCCGCCAGCGCCGCGGTCCCCTTGTCATCTACAACCCCGAGACCGACGGCAAGGAGCTCGTCCGTGCTTTCCGCAACATCCCCGGTGTTGAGACCTGCTCCGTTCACgccctcaacctcctccagCTCGCCCCTGGTGGTCACCTCGGCCGCTTCATCGTCTGGTCCTCTGCTGCCTTCCAGGCCCTCGACCAGGTCTACGGCACCACCTCCACCCCCTCCGCTCTCAAGAAGGACTACCTGCTGCCCCAGAACGTTGTCGCCAACGCTGACCTGACCCGTCTCATCAACTCGTCTGAAATCCAGTCGGTCCTTAACGCCCCCAAGGGCTACGCCCGCACCAAGCGCGAGGGTGTCCAGAAGAAGAACCCTCTCCGCAACAAGCAGGTCATGCTCCGTCTCAACCCCTACGCCGCTGCCTTCTCCAAGGAAAAGCTTGGCCAGAAGGGTGTTGAGCACGGCAAGCCTGAGCGTGCTTCTGCGGCTTTTGTCAAGACTATCCGTGAGGACTAA
- a CDS encoding lytic polysaccharide monooxygenase AA11 family protein (CAZy:AA11;~COG:S;~EggNog:ENOG410PMB9;~SECRETED:SignalP(1-20)) yields the protein MVFKMSVLATALLGASAVNAHLLMTSPAPYGADSLNNSPLDASGSDFPCKQRTGVYDAAKSDNAYSVGETVQIKLEGSAVHGGGSCQVSLTTDEKPTKDSNWYVIKSIEGGCPVDTSGNLGNNPSNIIDNPSLNFTIPDIDAGKYTMAWTWFNRVGNREMYMNCAPLTVQGGSSSKRSEEEKRSTNYPGMFVANVNGCSTPESVDIRFPDPGDDVAYLGQASNLQQEGESACNGSPSFSGGKGGSIGSPSSSGSGSGSSASSEPSPVVSASLGLSLGLGGGSAPTGGAYAPQAASASQVSAPAPTQSAAPAAESSASSSDSTSNSGSSDSGSSSSSSSGSGSGASGSCTLGQYNCLDGSSFQQCVQKDAETTEWGTSQQMAAGVTCTVGVSSDLGVQAAKLKPRMNSMRFGKRAHGGHRHA from the coding sequence ATGGTCTTCAAAATGAGTGTTTTGGCTACCGCCCTCTTGGGTGCGTCGGCTGTCAACGCCCACTTGCTCATGACCAGCCCTGCCCCGTACGGCGCAGACTCGCTGAACAACTCTCCCTTGGACGCCTCCGGCAGTGACTTTCCTTGCAAGCAGCGTACTGGCGTCTACGATGCCGCCAAGAGCGACAATGCCTACAGCGTCGGTGAAACTGTGCAGATCAAACTCGAGGGCAGTGCCGTTCACGGTGGTGGTTCGTGCCAAGTCAGTTTGACCACCGACGAGAAGCCCACCAAGGACTCCAACTGGTACGTCATCAAGTCGATCGAAGGTGGTTGCCCTGTCGATACCTCGGGTAATCTGGGGAACAATCCGAGTAACATTATCGACAACCCTTCCCTCAACTTCACCATTCCCGACATCGATGCTGGAAAATACACCATGGCCTGGACTTGGTTCAACCGTGTTGGAAACCGTGAGATGTACATGAACTGTGCACCTCTCACCGTCCAGGGCGGTTCGTCCTCCAAGCGTtccgaggaggagaagcgcTCCACCAACTACCCTGGCATGTTCGTCGCCAATGTCAACGGCTGCAGCACGCCGGAAAGCGTTGACATCCGCTTCCCCGATCCCGGTGATGACGTTGCCTACCTCGGCCAAGCCAGCAATCTCCAGCAGGAGGGCGAGAGCGCTTGCAATGGTAGCCCCAGTTTCTCTGGTGGTAAGGGCGGTAGCATCGGCTCTCCCTCTAGCTCCGGTTCCGGCTCTGGTTCGTCCGCCAGCTCCGAGCCCAGCCCCGTTGTCAGTGCCTCTCTCGGTCTCAGCCTTGGTCTCGGTGGTGGTTCTGCTCCTACCGGTGGCGCCTACGCTCCTCAAGCTGCGTCCGCTTCCCAGGTCAGCGCTCCAGCTCCCACTCAGTCTGCTGCTCCGGCTGCCGAGTCTAGCGCTTCCAGCTCCGATTCCACTTCTAACTCCGGCTCCTCCGACTCCggctccagctccagctccagctctggctctggctctggcgcATCCGGCTCGTGCACCTTGGGCCAATACAACTGCCTCGACGGCTCGAGCTTCCAGCAATGTGTGCAGAAGGATGCCGAAACCACTGAATGGGGCACTTCTCAGCAGATGGCTGCAGGTGTCACATGTACCGTTGGTGTGAGCAGCGACCTTGGTGTCCAAGCTGCCAAGTTGAAACCTCGCATGAACTCGATGCGTTTCGGAAAGCGTGCCCACGGTGGTCATCGCCACGCATGA
- the YIH1 gene encoding IMPACT family protein (COG:S;~EggNog:ENOG410PK33;~InterPro:IPR036956,IPR016135,IPR023582,IPR006575, IPR020569,IPR020568,IPR001498;~PFAM:PF01205,PF05773;~go_function: GO:0005515 - protein binding [Evidence IEA]) produces MPSLDTLQNSDLAEEIEAINAIYDPDTVSINTTPSAATTATLDLGSAGSAAPIASSIKLQLPNHPNLSFIIGFESSYPESRPRVLGTASTGARGEGKLAVDVVEDIVRRIHQPGAVCLFDIINEAVEAFEELNMGCNKEEEEEQKEGEAAATNDLAPEEFATLSLRDSFGIDSPPDWILSEVVTEKKSIFVGRAAHVTSLAQAQAYLDHLLATEKKVAAATHNISAWRIREKRSANNGKGEEEEMIVQDSDDDGETAAGGRLLHLMQLMDVWDVVVVVTRWYGGIHLGPDRFRIINAVGRDALIRGGWDNKKESGGNEKGKKKGKK; encoded by the coding sequence ATGCCCTCCCTCGACACCCTCCAAAATTCCGATCTCGCTGAAGAAATCGAAGCCATCAATGCTATCTACGACCCCGACACCGTCTCCATAAACACCACCCCCTCCGCCGCTACCACTGCGACTCTGGACCTGGGCAGCGCTGGCTCTGCGGCACCGATCGCATCGAGTATTAAACTACAGTTACCGAATCACCCAAATTTATCGTTTATTATCGGTTTTGAAAGCTCGTATCCGGAGTCACGGCCAAGGGTTTTGGGGACTGCTTCGACGGGGGCGCGCGGGGAGGGGAAGCTCGCGGTGGATGTGGTGGAGGATATTGTGAGGAGGATCCATCAACCCGGAGCGGTTTGTCTTTTTGATATTATCAATGAAGCGGTGGAGGCATTTGAGGAGTTGAATATGGGTTGTAataaggaagaggaagaagaacaaaaagaaggagaggCTGCGGCTACGAATGACCTTGCGCCAGAGGAATTCGCTACGCTTTCGTTACGGGATAGCTTTGGAATTGATAGTCCGCCCGATTGGATCCTTTCTGAGGTGGTGACGGAGAAGAAATCGATATTTGTCGGGCGCGCAGCGCATGTCACCAGCCTTGCACAAGCACAGGCATACCTGGATCATCTGCTCGCAACGGAGAAGAAAGTGGCAGCAGCGACGCACAATATTAGCGCATGGCGAATCAGAGAGAAACGGAGTGCCAACAACGGGaaaggcgaggaagaagaaatgatTGTGCAGGATAGTGATGACGACGGCGAGACGGCTGCGGGAGGACGACTGTTGCATCTCATGCAGTTGATGGATGTCTGGGATGTCGTGGTGGTCGTGACGAGGTGGTACGGCGGGATACACCTGGGTCCGGACCGGTTTCGCATTATCAACGCCGTTGGGCGCGATGCGTTGATTCGGGGTGGATGGGATAACAAGAAGGAGAGCGGTGGGAACGAAAAGGGCAagaagaaagggaagaaatGA